A segment of the Curtobacterium sp. MCSS17_007 genome:
TACCAGTACGACTCGTTCGACGCCGAGCTCGGCACCGCGATGACGGCATGGATGGCGCGGACCGAGACGGTGCTGCTCGGCAAGCAGAGCTACCTGGAGTGGTCCGAGTGGTGGCCCGCCCACCCGGACGACCCGTTCGGGCAGTGGATCAACCCGATCGAGAAGCACGTCGCCTCGACCACCCTCGGTGACGACCTGACGTGGCAGAACGCCCACCGGATCCAGGGCGACGTCGACGACTTCGTGCGCGCCCTCAGGGCCGGCGACGGCGGTGACATCGCGGTCACCGGCAGCGTCACGCTCGTGCGCCACCTGCTGTTCGCCGGACTCCTCGACGAGCTGCAGCTCATGGTGCACCCGGC
Coding sequences within it:
- a CDS encoding dihydrofolate reductase family protein, yielding MRKVTSGLFASVDGVVQDPYKYQYDSFDAELGTAMTAWMARTETVLLGKQSYLEWSEWWPAHPDDPFGQWINPIEKHVASTTLGDDLTWQNAHRIQGDVDDFVRALRAGDGGDIAVTGSVTLVRHLLFAGLLDELQLMVHPAIAGAGRKLFEPTDPPTRLRLVKSVVTSKGNVLSTYAPFAG